A region of Paractinoplanes abujensis DNA encodes the following proteins:
- a CDS encoding class I SAM-dependent methyltransferase — MSAYLSNPRVWQESWDRQQQAFLPDREERFAAMLEAVAATTDGPAPRVLDLAGGTGTISLRTLARFPGARVTVLDQDPVLMAIASASLRDRGTVVDADLGDPGWRAKLPEEGFDAVLTATALHWLPAERVAALYGEVREVLRPGGIFVNADHMPEESLPTLSQRLRDHGRAEREARYAAGAATSWPDWWAAAAADEFLAPRAVERERIYPQTRHSHEWTPPALWHVDALRVAGFSEAGVLWRGGTDAAVVGLR, encoded by the coding sequence ATGAGTGCTTACTTGAGCAACCCGCGCGTGTGGCAGGAAAGCTGGGACCGGCAACAGCAGGCGTTCCTGCCCGACCGTGAGGAACGGTTCGCCGCGATGCTCGAGGCGGTCGCCGCCACCACCGACGGCCCGGCGCCGCGGGTGCTCGACCTGGCCGGCGGCACGGGCACGATCTCGCTGCGCACGCTGGCCCGGTTCCCCGGGGCGCGGGTCACCGTGCTCGACCAGGATCCGGTGCTCATGGCGATCGCGTCGGCGTCGCTGCGCGACCGGGGCACAGTGGTCGACGCCGACCTGGGCGACCCGGGGTGGCGGGCGAAGCTGCCTGAGGAAGGTTTCGACGCCGTGCTGACCGCGACGGCGCTGCACTGGCTGCCGGCCGAGCGGGTGGCGGCGCTCTACGGCGAGGTCCGCGAGGTGCTGCGGCCCGGCGGCATCTTCGTCAACGCCGACCACATGCCCGAGGAATCGCTGCCCACCCTGTCACAGCGGCTCCGCGACCACGGCCGGGCCGAGCGGGAGGCCCGCTACGCCGCGGGCGCGGCAACGTCCTGGCCCGACTGGTGGGCCGCGGCGGCGGCCGACGAGTTCCTGGCGCCCCGGGCCGTCGAGCGTGAACGCATCTACCCGCAGACCCGGCACAGCCACGAGTGGACGCCGCCGGCGCTGTGGCACGTCGACGCGCTGCGGGTGGCCGGTTTCAGCGAGGCCGGCGTCCTGTGGCGCGGCGGCACCGACGCGGCGGTCGTGGGCCTGCGCTGA
- a CDS encoding DUF1540 domain-containing protein: MTQMLEMPRVQTCTVTSCGYNHDGCTAFAVTIGSAISAECDTYVTGDKGGTGKALAQVGACKRSDCTHNQNLECKAPAIVVGESGDKADCMTYEKG; encoded by the coding sequence ATGACTCAGATGCTGGAAATGCCCCGCGTGCAGACCTGCACCGTGACGAGCTGTGGCTACAACCACGACGGCTGCACCGCCTTCGCGGTCACTATCGGCAGCGCCATCTCCGCCGAGTGCGACACCTACGTGACCGGTGACAAGGGCGGCACGGGCAAGGCGTTGGCGCAGGTGGGCGCGTGTAAGCGCTCCGACTGTACGCACAACCAGAACCTCGAGTGCAAGGCCCCCGCGATCGTGGTCGGCGAGTCCGGCGACAAGGCCGACTGCATGACGTACGAAAAGGGCTGA
- a CDS encoding DUF5682 family protein, whose product MPERLYGIRHHGPGSARAVVQELERQPPDVLLVEGPPEADALVRWVADAGLEPPVALLGYAADDPRRAAFWPFAVFSPEWQAIRWAVERGIPVRFFDLPFAYRLTDERRASPPDAPDAPAGPLTQPLPGPDGPSSSDPSSGEPNTGTDPGGPDAAAAPAEAEGERAQPRRPVDPIGELAAAAGYDDPERWWEDVVEHRGMPAFEAIAEAMTAIREQSPEDPDDLVREAYMRGVLREVRKTYEDIAVVCGAWHVPALARKVAVKDDTALLKGRKKAKVDFTWVPWTYGRLASWSGYGAGVTSPGWYHHLFTSADEVVPRWLVDAAGVLRAEGVPTSSAHIIEAARLAEALAALRGRPLAGLSEVTEAAESVMCDGEPLRVELITRKLVVGERLGGVPDDMPAVPLAKDLAAQQRAARLKPEALERALELDLRKETDLRRSRLLHRLRTIGVPWGEPTSTRRGTGTFREEWRLRWQPEFAIRLVEGSMYGTTVVAAATAKVVRAAHRAETLADVTALVETCLLADLAEAYPQVLAALDTRAALDADVNHLMAAIPALARTLRYGDVRRTDVAGLATVTSSLLVRVCAALPSAVGSLSDEAAKVLRDRVDGVHSAVGLLEDDELRDRWLSTLESLAGRADLHGLLAGRLTRLLLDAGRLDGAEVRRRLRLPLTVGTAPAHAAAWVEGFLSGGGLLLVHDEALLAVLDDWLADIAADAFDDVLPLLRRTFGAFEAGERRAIGERVAGPRTGGAGRAAGGLGFDPARADLVLPTLSALLGREIR is encoded by the coding sequence ATGCCTGAGCGTCTCTACGGCATTCGCCACCACGGCCCGGGGTCGGCCCGGGCCGTGGTGCAGGAACTCGAACGGCAACCGCCCGACGTGCTCCTGGTCGAAGGGCCGCCCGAGGCCGACGCGCTGGTGCGGTGGGTGGCCGACGCGGGGCTGGAGCCGCCGGTGGCGCTGCTGGGCTATGCGGCCGACGATCCGCGGCGGGCGGCGTTCTGGCCGTTCGCGGTGTTCTCGCCGGAATGGCAGGCGATCCGGTGGGCCGTCGAACGCGGGATTCCGGTGCGGTTCTTCGACCTGCCGTTCGCCTACCGGCTGACCGATGAGAGGCGGGCTTCACCGCCTGATGCGCCTGACGCTCCGGCGGGGCCGCTGACTCAGCCATTGCCGGGGCCGGACGGGCCGAGTTCGAGCGACCCGAGTTCAGGCGAGCCGAACACAGGCACCGATCCGGGCGGACCGGATGCGGCGGCGGCCCCGGCGGAGGCGGAGGGCGAGCGGGCGCAACCGCGGCGGCCGGTCGATCCGATCGGCGAGCTTGCCGCCGCGGCGGGCTACGACGACCCCGAGCGCTGGTGGGAGGACGTGGTCGAGCATCGGGGGATGCCCGCGTTCGAGGCCATCGCCGAGGCCATGACGGCCATTCGCGAGCAGTCGCCCGAGGACCCCGACGATCTCGTGCGCGAGGCGTACATGCGCGGGGTGCTGCGCGAGGTGCGCAAGACGTACGAGGACATCGCCGTCGTGTGCGGGGCGTGGCATGTGCCCGCCCTGGCCCGCAAGGTCGCCGTCAAGGACGACACCGCGCTGCTCAAGGGGCGCAAGAAGGCGAAGGTCGACTTCACCTGGGTGCCGTGGACGTACGGGCGGCTGGCGTCGTGGTCGGGCTACGGCGCGGGCGTCACGTCGCCGGGCTGGTATCACCACCTGTTCACGTCGGCCGACGAGGTGGTGCCGCGCTGGCTGGTCGACGCGGCCGGGGTGCTGCGGGCCGAGGGGGTGCCCACGTCGTCGGCGCACATCATCGAGGCCGCCCGCCTGGCCGAGGCGCTGGCCGCGCTGCGGGGACGACCCCTGGCCGGGCTGTCCGAGGTGACCGAGGCGGCCGAGTCGGTCATGTGCGACGGCGAGCCCCTGCGCGTCGAACTGATCACCCGCAAGCTGGTGGTCGGCGAGCGCCTGGGCGGGGTGCCCGACGACATGCCCGCCGTACCGCTGGCCAAGGATCTGGCCGCCCAGCAGCGGGCGGCCCGGCTCAAACCGGAGGCGCTGGAACGTGCGCTGGAACTCGACCTGCGCAAGGAGACCGACCTCAGGCGCAGCCGCCTGCTGCACCGGCTGCGCACGATCGGGGTGCCGTGGGGCGAGCCCACGTCGACCCGCCGCGGCACGGGCACGTTCCGCGAGGAGTGGCGCCTGCGCTGGCAGCCCGAGTTCGCGATCCGCCTCGTCGAAGGCAGCATGTACGGCACCACGGTGGTCGCGGCGGCCACGGCCAAAGTGGTGCGGGCCGCGCACCGGGCCGAGACGCTGGCCGACGTGACCGCGCTGGTCGAGACCTGCCTGCTGGCCGACCTGGCCGAGGCGTATCCGCAGGTGCTGGCCGCGCTCGACACCCGGGCCGCGCTCGACGCCGACGTCAACCACCTGATGGCGGCGATCCCGGCGCTGGCCCGCACCCTGCGGTACGGCGACGTCCGGCGTACGGATGTGGCCGGGCTGGCCACCGTGACCAGCAGCCTGCTCGTCCGGGTGTGCGCCGCGCTGCCCTCCGCCGTCGGCTCACTGTCGGACGAGGCGGCCAAGGTGTTGCGCGACCGGGTCGACGGCGTGCACTCCGCGGTCGGCCTGCTGGAGGACGACGAGCTGCGCGACCGCTGGCTGTCCACGCTGGAGTCGCTGGCCGGGCGGGCCGATCTGCACGGGCTGCTGGCCGGCCGGCTGACCCGGCTGCTGCTCGACGCGGGCCGGCTCGACGGGGCGGAGGTGCGCCGCCGGTTGCGGCTGCCGCTGACCGTGGGCACGGCACCGGCACACGCTGCCGCCTGGGTGGAGGGTTTCCTGTCGGGCGGCGGGCTGCTGCTGGTGCACGACGAGGCGCTGCTGGCAGTGCTCGACGACTGGCTGGCCGACATCGCGGCCGACGCGTTCGACGACGTGCTGCCGTTGCTGCGCCGCACCTTCGGCGCGTTCGAGGCGGGTGAGCGGCGGGCCATCGGCGAGCGCGTGGCCGGGCCGCGCACGGGCGGCGCGGGGCGGGCCGCGGGCGGGCTCGGCTTCGATCCGGCCCGCGCCGATCTGGTGCTGCCCACCCTGAGCGCCCTGCTGGGGCGGGAGATCCGATGA
- a CDS encoding adenylosuccinate synthetase: protein MNDHVAVVDLGYGDAGKGTVVDALCAYSAKRAVLRFNGGAQAAHNVVTEDGRQHTFAQFGSGTLRGVPTHLTRYVVVDPLALAAEAAALGNPFELLTVDGDALLATPWHRAANQRRERARGGDRHGSCGMGVGETMAYAASHPGAPRVSDTLSRTRLRRRLAAVESDLGPAGVPLDDVVDAFRAFGRTVAIVGPTYGERLLREGPCVFEGAQGVLLDEWRGWHPHTTWSTTTFGNVSELCGSFTRIGVVRTYTTRHGAGPFVTEDATLDLPEGHNATGEWQGAFRVGHFDAVAHRYAVEVAGGVDGLAVTHLDVPERCPALRICESYTIDGRPWTRIVPGPPRDLGYQEALTARLHQARPGPLTRPDDWAAAIENLLSAPVEIESYGPGSADKKLLNRIP from the coding sequence GTGAACGACCACGTCGCGGTGGTCGACCTCGGTTACGGGGACGCCGGCAAGGGGACCGTGGTCGACGCTCTGTGTGCGTACTCGGCCAAACGGGCGGTCCTGCGCTTCAACGGGGGAGCGCAGGCCGCGCACAACGTGGTCACCGAGGACGGCCGGCAGCACACGTTCGCGCAGTTCGGGTCGGGCACGCTGCGTGGTGTCCCGACCCACCTGACCCGGTACGTGGTGGTCGACCCGCTCGCGCTGGCGGCCGAGGCGGCGGCTCTGGGCAACCCGTTCGAGCTGCTCACGGTGGACGGGGACGCTCTGCTCGCCACTCCGTGGCATCGTGCGGCCAACCAGCGGCGGGAACGGGCGCGCGGCGGGGACCGTCACGGTTCGTGCGGCATGGGCGTGGGCGAGACCATGGCGTACGCAGCGAGTCACCCCGGCGCGCCACGAGTGTCGGACACCCTTTCCCGTACGAGGCTCCGGCGTCGGCTGGCCGCGGTGGAGTCCGACCTCGGGCCGGCCGGGGTGCCGCTCGACGACGTCGTGGACGCGTTCCGGGCGTTCGGCCGCACCGTGGCGATCGTCGGCCCCACGTACGGGGAAAGGTTGTTGCGGGAAGGCCCGTGCGTGTTCGAGGGCGCGCAGGGTGTGCTGCTCGACGAGTGGCGCGGCTGGCACCCGCACACCACCTGGTCGACCACGACGTTCGGCAACGTGTCGGAGCTGTGCGGCTCGTTCACCCGGATCGGCGTCGTGCGCACCTACACGACCCGGCACGGGGCCGGGCCGTTCGTGACCGAGGACGCGACGCTCGACCTGCCCGAGGGGCACAACGCGACGGGGGAGTGGCAGGGCGCCTTCCGGGTCGGGCACTTCGACGCGGTCGCCCACCGGTACGCGGTCGAAGTGGCGGGCGGGGTCGACGGGCTGGCCGTCACGCACCTCGACGTCCCGGAGCGCTGCCCGGCCCTGCGGATCTGCGAGTCGTACACGATCGACGGCCGGCCCTGGACCCGGATCGTTCCCGGGCCCCCTCGCGATCTCGGTTACCAGGAGGCGCTCACCGCCCGCCTGCACCAGGCCCGGCCGGGCCCGCTGACCCGCCCCGACGACTGGGCCGCGGCCATCGAGAACCTTCTGTCGGCCCCGGTGGAGATCGAGTCGTACGGGCCCGGATCGGCCGACAAGAAACTTCTGAATCGCATTCCTTAG
- a CDS encoding NUDIX hydrolase has protein sequence MDEKDFLAGYDPRAFPAVAVTTDVVALTIRAERLCVLLVERGEQPFAGRRALPGGFVRGETLDEAALRELEEETGVHLERVHLEQLKTYGNPDRDPRMRVFSVAYLAFAPSLPEPESGSDASGAYWVPVTEATGLAFDHDTILADGLDRARSKIEYTPLATAFAGDEFTISELRQIYAVVWGEELHAGNFHRKVLSVPGFVESTGETAARGGERGGPKPKLYRAGDARLLHPALLRPTREDDVR, from the coding sequence ATGGACGAGAAGGACTTCCTCGCCGGGTACGACCCGCGGGCCTTTCCGGCGGTTGCCGTCACCACCGACGTGGTGGCGTTGACCATCCGGGCCGAGCGGCTCTGTGTGCTGCTGGTCGAGCGGGGTGAGCAGCCCTTCGCCGGGCGTCGGGCGCTGCCCGGCGGGTTCGTCCGGGGCGAGACGCTCGACGAGGCGGCGCTGCGGGAGCTCGAGGAGGAGACCGGCGTGCACCTCGAGCGGGTGCATCTGGAGCAGCTCAAGACGTACGGGAATCCGGATCGTGACCCCCGGATGCGCGTGTTCTCGGTGGCCTACCTGGCGTTCGCGCCGAGTCTGCCCGAGCCGGAGTCCGGCAGCGACGCGTCCGGGGCCTACTGGGTGCCGGTCACCGAGGCCACCGGCCTGGCCTTCGACCACGACACGATTCTGGCCGACGGGCTCGACCGGGCCCGTTCCAAGATTGAGTACACGCCGCTGGCCACGGCGTTCGCGGGCGACGAGTTCACGATCTCGGAGTTGCGGCAGATCTACGCCGTGGTCTGGGGGGAGGAGCTGCACGCGGGCAACTTCCATCGCAAGGTGCTCTCGGTGCCGGGCTTCGTGGAGAGCACGGGCGAGACGGCGGCCAGGGGCGGGGAGCGGGGCGGGCCCAAGCCCAAGCTCTACCGGGCCGGCGACGCCCGGTTGTTGCATCCGGCGCTGCTGCGGCCCACGCGCGAGGACGACGTGCGATGA
- a CDS encoding DUF5925 domain-containing protein → MRTPHQSVDRLGSRHVEQAPVAPVSAALPLAGAVDDGDRLVDVVDLLALDAFVTGREPYGRSKYLENVRADAPLTAEGARTVRDALDEDGQGLLAVGDGWTLHVNRWKQSRRARVTVTAVSAELADMILEAAVKDAVQAPEPSPENVPIGFWHFGQHGPRRAAREIDAAPWESIRRNYASPVAATLERLMELDGKTINGRLLLLHGEPGTGKTTALRALAQQWRSWCQVDCVLDPERLFNDPAYLMSVALGSDDEDEPRWRLLMLEDCDELISGEAKASAGQSLSRLLNLTDGLLGQGRNALIAITTNEDLASLHPAVVRPGRCLASIEVGRLPYTEAVEWLGASRGIAAHGATLAELYALKNGSEPVTVPKPEPSTGMYL, encoded by the coding sequence ATGCGTACTCCCCACCAGTCCGTCGACCGGCTCGGCAGCCGGCACGTCGAGCAGGCGCCGGTCGCGCCCGTGTCGGCCGCCCTGCCGCTGGCCGGTGCGGTGGATGACGGCGACCGCCTGGTCGACGTGGTGGATCTGCTGGCGCTCGACGCTTTCGTGACCGGCCGGGAGCCGTACGGGCGCAGTAAGTATCTGGAAAATGTGCGCGCCGACGCGCCGTTGACCGCTGAGGGCGCGCGCACGGTCCGGGACGCGCTCGACGAGGACGGGCAGGGTCTGCTCGCCGTGGGCGACGGCTGGACGTTGCACGTGAACCGGTGGAAGCAGAGCCGCCGGGCCCGGGTCACGGTCACCGCGGTCAGCGCCGAACTGGCCGACATGATCCTCGAGGCGGCCGTGAAGGACGCCGTCCAGGCCCCCGAACCTTCCCCCGAGAACGTCCCCATCGGCTTCTGGCATTTCGGGCAGCACGGTCCGCGCCGCGCTGCCCGGGAGATCGACGCCGCGCCGTGGGAGTCGATCCGGCGCAACTACGCCAGCCCGGTCGCGGCCACGCTGGAACGGCTGATGGAGCTCGACGGCAAGACGATCAACGGTCGCCTCCTGCTGCTGCACGGCGAGCCCGGCACCGGCAAGACGACGGCGTTGCGGGCACTGGCTCAGCAGTGGCGCTCGTGGTGCCAGGTCGATTGTGTGCTCGACCCGGAGCGGCTGTTCAACGACCCGGCTTATCTGATGAGCGTGGCGTTGGGCAGCGACGACGAGGACGAGCCGCGCTGGCGGCTGCTCATGCTGGAGGACTGCGACGAGCTGATCAGCGGCGAGGCCAAGGCGAGCGCCGGGCAGTCGTTGTCGCGGCTGCTCAACCTGACCGACGGCCTGCTCGGTCAGGGCCGCAACGCGCTGATCGCGATTACCACGAACGAGGACTTGGCGTCGCTGCACCCGGCCGTCGTGCGGCCCGGCCGGTGCCTGGCCAGCATCGAGGTCGGCCGCCTGCCGTACACGGAGGCGGTCGAATGGCTGGGCGCCTCGCGCGGAATCGCCGCGCACGGGGCGACGCTGGCCGAATTGTACGCGCTCAAGAACGGCAGTGAGCCGGTGACGGTTCCGAAGCCGGAACCCAGTACGGGTATGTACCTGTAA
- a CDS encoding VWA domain-containing protein: MSDDEAARERRRRWRMVLGGPAEESLGKAEGRDGAMDSALSALYDQGGDGDSERSSRRSAGLGGSAPKVARWLGDIREYFPSTVVQVMQQDAIERLDLTRLLLEPEMLSAVEPDVHLVGTLLSLNRVMPDQTKDAARQVVRTVVEQLEKRIEQKTRAAVTGALNRAARINRPRHADIDWNRTIQANLKHYQAEHRTVIPERLIGYGRRTSAVQRDVVLCVDQSGSMAASVVFSGVFAAVLASMKSLRTSLVVFDTAVVDLTEQLEDPVEVLFGTQLGGGTDINRAIAYSQQLITRPRDSIFVLISDLYEGGVRDQMLRRVAEMTAAGVQVVVLLALSDEGAPAYDHENAAALAALGVPAFACTPDAFPDLMAAAIERRDLKAFAERFATERAL, from the coding sequence GTGAGCGACGACGAGGCGGCCCGGGAACGGCGGCGACGGTGGCGGATGGTGCTCGGCGGCCCCGCCGAGGAATCGCTGGGCAAGGCCGAAGGGCGGGACGGTGCGATGGATTCGGCGTTGTCGGCGCTCTACGACCAGGGCGGCGACGGTGACAGCGAGCGGAGCAGCCGCCGGTCCGCGGGGCTGGGTGGGTCGGCGCCCAAGGTGGCCCGCTGGCTGGGCGACATCCGCGAATACTTCCCGAGCACTGTTGTGCAGGTGATGCAGCAGGACGCGATCGAGCGGCTCGACCTGACCCGGCTGCTGCTCGAACCCGAGATGCTGAGCGCGGTCGAACCGGACGTGCACCTGGTGGGCACGCTGCTCTCGCTCAACCGGGTGATGCCCGACCAGACCAAGGACGCGGCCCGCCAGGTCGTACGGACGGTGGTCGAGCAGCTGGAGAAGCGGATCGAGCAGAAGACCCGGGCCGCGGTGACCGGGGCGCTCAACCGGGCCGCGCGGATCAACCGGCCGCGCCACGCCGACATCGACTGGAACCGCACGATCCAGGCCAACCTCAAGCACTACCAGGCCGAGCACCGTACGGTCATCCCGGAACGGCTGATCGGGTACGGGCGGCGCACCTCCGCCGTGCAGCGCGACGTCGTGCTCTGCGTGGACCAGTCCGGCTCGATGGCGGCGTCGGTCGTGTTCTCCGGCGTGTTCGCGGCCGTGCTGGCGTCGATGAAGTCGCTGCGCACGTCGCTCGTCGTCTTCGACACGGCCGTGGTCGACCTGACCGAGCAGCTCGAGGACCCGGTCGAGGTCCTGTTCGGCACGCAGCTGGGCGGGGGCACCGACATCAACCGGGCCATCGCGTACAGCCAGCAGTTGATCACGAGGCCCCGGGACAGCATTTTCGTGCTGATCAGCGACCTGTACGAGGGTGGCGTACGCGATCAGATGCTGCGCCGGGTGGCCGAGATGACCGCGGCCGGCGTGCAGGTCGTGGTGCTGCTGGCGCTCTCCGACGAGGGCGCCCCGGCCTACGACCACGAGAACGCGGCGGCCTTGGCGGCCCTCGGGGTGCCCGCTTTCGCCTGTACGCCGGACGCGTTCCCCGACCTCATGGCGGCCGCGATCGAACGCCGCGACCTGAAGGCGTTCGCGGAGCGATTCGCCACCGAGCGCGCCTTGTGA
- a CDS encoding molecular chaperone DnaJ has protein sequence MRFAEAVARIERARTFAELGETYRELAKAVHPDAVSEAESATATRAFATLSRLYNERARVVVTGDIADLVVDGGTLNKIPRSPGDNDLMEAEAAALTGLHAQGDPKYRFYAPRLRDSYLHEDHERKRRRVNTIERLDGFVALSELKRAIDPRDAAWMWRRLLVGLGWAHRAGVIHGAVLEEHVLIDPEKHGLALVDWCYSGPRVKAIVARQREAYPPEVLTSKTAGPATDIYMATGLMTRLMHDPPRALRRFADGCLYDAPRMRPQDAWRLLHELDETLHNLYGPREFRPFQF, from the coding sequence ATGAGGTTCGCGGAGGCCGTGGCCCGGATCGAGCGGGCCCGCACGTTCGCCGAGCTGGGGGAGACGTACCGGGAGCTCGCGAAAGCCGTGCACCCGGACGCTGTGAGCGAGGCCGAGAGCGCGACCGCCACCCGCGCTTTCGCCACGCTGTCGCGGCTCTACAACGAGCGGGCCCGGGTGGTTGTCACCGGTGACATCGCCGATCTGGTGGTGGACGGGGGCACCCTCAACAAGATCCCGCGCAGCCCGGGCGACAACGACCTGATGGAGGCCGAGGCGGCGGCCCTGACCGGGCTGCACGCGCAGGGCGATCCGAAGTATCGGTTCTATGCGCCGCGGCTGCGGGACAGCTATCTGCACGAGGATCACGAGCGGAAGCGACGCCGGGTCAACACCATCGAGCGGCTGGACGGGTTCGTCGCGCTGAGCGAGCTGAAACGGGCGATAGATCCGCGCGACGCGGCCTGGATGTGGCGGCGGCTGCTGGTCGGGCTGGGCTGGGCCCACCGCGCCGGCGTGATCCACGGGGCGGTGCTCGAGGAGCACGTGCTGATCGATCCCGAGAAGCACGGTCTCGCGCTCGTCGACTGGTGTTACTCGGGCCCGCGGGTCAAGGCGATCGTCGCCCGGCAGCGGGAGGCGTACCCGCCCGAAGTTCTCACGTCCAAGACCGCCGGGCCGGCCACCGACATCTACATGGCCACCGGGCTGATGACCCGGCTGATGCACGACCCGCCCCGGGCGCTGCGGCGGTTCGCCGACGGCTGCCTGTACGACGCGCCGCGGATGCGCCCGCAGGACGCCTGGCGGCTGCTGCACGAGCTCGACGAAACCCTCCACAACCTTTACGGGCCGCGTGAGTTCCGGCCCTTCCAGTTCTAG
- a CDS encoding IPT/TIG domain-containing protein, with the protein MTSRTARLAGGGVAFVTLTALMLAASTLPASAAALPMTLSSVTGPSGGGSTVLGSVTATSSVPIPFPAGTQPTVQFQYAACSASAQPVTQIAGTGTTLTAGVLTVDPATVKRVTTTKVLFQVPSGPYPAQDADGNPSTVNPGGLVLVGAQTSARWNVCVYDSGSTTASTLLATSSYTVAVPPTITSIIPASSPAGGGQLITVNGTGFTAAGTTVSIDGVALTDVRVAANGLSLSATTGPHAAASGLALTVSTPGGPVSSLNPDNDDTTADAPIPFAYSNGIVIAPNTAVSGSAVTLDVGGAGFSQLTFDQGGTPTSGQAHVFLVKDAYDPAANRGVAECVVLSVISDNELVCSLDLSADQLNPSDSSTVAGVPVAEGAYIVTVVASGDPAAGSTAKPTIVSSGATFTVGPY; encoded by the coding sequence ATGACTTCGCGTACCGCCCGGCTCGCCGGCGGTGGGGTGGCCTTCGTCACCCTCACCGCCCTGATGCTGGCCGCCTCGACGCTTCCCGCCTCCGCCGCTGCGCTGCCTATGACGCTGAGCAGCGTCACCGGCCCCAGTGGCGGTGGCAGCACTGTTCTCGGCTCGGTCACGGCCACTTCGTCCGTGCCGATACCGTTCCCGGCCGGAACGCAACCGACGGTCCAGTTCCAGTACGCCGCCTGCAGCGCCTCGGCCCAGCCGGTCACTCAGATCGCCGGCACCGGCACGACCCTGACCGCGGGCGTGCTGACCGTCGATCCGGCTACGGTCAAGCGGGTCACCACGACGAAGGTCCTGTTCCAGGTGCCGTCCGGCCCGTACCCCGCCCAGGATGCCGACGGTAATCCGAGCACCGTGAATCCCGGCGGGCTGGTCCTGGTCGGCGCGCAGACCTCGGCCAGGTGGAACGTCTGCGTCTATGACAGCGGGTCGACAACCGCGAGCACCTTGTTGGCCACCTCGTCGTACACGGTGGCCGTGCCACCGACGATCACGTCGATCATTCCGGCCAGCAGCCCGGCCGGCGGTGGGCAGCTGATCACGGTTAACGGCACAGGGTTCACGGCGGCGGGCACCACGGTCTCGATCGATGGCGTCGCTCTCACCGATGTCAGGGTCGCGGCGAACGGTCTGAGCCTCAGCGCCACGACGGGGCCGCATGCCGCGGCGAGCGGTCTGGCGCTGACTGTCAGCACGCCGGGCGGACCAGTGAGCAGTCTCAACCCCGACAACGACGACACCACCGCCGATGCGCCGATCCCGTTCGCCTACAGCAACGGCATCGTGATCGCCCCGAACACGGCGGTGTCCGGCTCGGCCGTGACGCTCGATGTCGGTGGCGCTGGGTTCTCGCAGCTCACCTTCGACCAGGGCGGTACGCCGACGAGCGGCCAGGCCCACGTCTTCCTAGTCAAAGACGCGTACGACCCAGCGGCGAACCGGGGGGTCGCGGAGTGTGTCGTCCTCTCGGTGATCAGTGACAACGAGTTGGTGTGCTCCCTCGACCTGTCCGCCGACCAGTTGAACCCGAGCGACAGCTCGACCGTGGCCGGCGTTCCCGTGGCCGAGGGCGCCTACATCGTCACAGTTGTCGCCAGCGGAGACCCGGCCGCCGGGTCCACGGCCAAGCCGACGATCGTGAGCAGTGGCGCGACGTTCACTGTTGGACCCTACTGA
- a CDS encoding nitroreductase family deazaflavin-dependent oxidoreductase encodes MPLTGEYAPSPSDWARKQADKIEESGGTAGNELHGKPVVLLTSVGAKTGKLRKTPLMRVEHEGEYAAVGSLGGAPKNPVWVYNLRSNPHVELRDGTEEHDYVAREVEGDERAVWWERAVAAFPNYASYQEKTERLIPVFVLTRR; translated from the coding sequence GTGCCGTTGACTGGAGAATATGCGCCCAGCCCCTCCGACTGGGCCCGCAAGCAAGCCGACAAGATCGAGGAAAGCGGTGGCACCGCCGGGAACGAGCTGCACGGCAAGCCGGTGGTGCTGCTGACCTCCGTGGGCGCCAAGACCGGCAAGCTGCGCAAGACGCCGCTGATGAGGGTCGAGCACGAAGGTGAGTACGCGGCCGTCGGCTCACTTGGTGGCGCGCCCAAGAACCCGGTGTGGGTCTACAACCTGCGCAGCAACCCGCACGTCGAGCTGCGCGACGGGACCGAGGAACACGACTACGTGGCCCGCGAGGTCGAGGGGGACGAGCGCGCCGTCTGGTGGGAGCGCGCCGTCGCGGCGTTCCCCAACTACGCCTCGTACCAGGAGAAAACCGAGCGGCTCATCCCGGTGTTCGTCCTCACGCGCCGGTAG